A genomic segment from Candidatus Omnitrophota bacterium encodes:
- a CDS encoding phage major capsid protein, protein MNKFLKLFYALMAKGYATDAEKAKLKQYAKSEDAPADAEEKVEEAEALPAEAPAEGEEEVDEDEEEVDEVADEEAKSHLKKLLSATAKSMRAEMKAEMTAWKKEQSELMEKRAGLFNKEVQKDRSGLNKRVKTFVTALIDRDVAILKDMSGATGAAGGYLIDTELAAEVAHLQTEYGVARREFFTTPLTKGSILINNLATDVSVYWTTETSAKTSSEVAIGQVELVLKKIAVIVPMSDELLEDDEIDLVGFLTSRIAEGMAKKEDEAFFKGDGTSTYGSFTGILLNSSVNEVEMAAATFSSIDADDLIDMVDATPQGAHANGKFYMHRTIMSFVRKLKDSDNRYIYQAPSDGGPATIWGYPVVLVEAMPAKADSAAETAFVAFGDLKKACWLGYKQGLRVAISDQATVRNTAANADIDLFRQDMTALRVVERVGFVVVVATAITVLKTAAESA, encoded by the coding sequence ATGAACAAGTTCCTGAAACTGTTCTACGCGCTGATGGCCAAGGGCTACGCGACGGACGCGGAAAAGGCGAAGCTGAAGCAGTACGCCAAGTCCGAAGACGCTCCGGCCGACGCCGAGGAAAAGGTGGAAGAAGCGGAAGCGCTCCCCGCCGAAGCTCCGGCCGAAGGCGAGGAGGAAGTGGATGAAGACGAGGAAGAAGTGGATGAGGTAGCCGACGAGGAGGCAAAGTCCCACCTCAAGAAGCTCCTCTCCGCCACGGCCAAGTCCATGCGCGCGGAGATGAAGGCGGAAATGACCGCCTGGAAGAAGGAGCAGTCCGAGCTGATGGAAAAGCGCGCCGGATTGTTCAACAAGGAAGTGCAGAAGGATCGCTCCGGGCTGAACAAGCGCGTGAAGACCTTCGTCACTGCCCTCATTGACCGCGACGTCGCCATCCTCAAGGACATGAGCGGAGCTACCGGCGCGGCCGGCGGCTACCTCATCGACACCGAGCTGGCGGCGGAAGTGGCGCATCTCCAGACGGAGTACGGCGTCGCGCGCCGCGAGTTCTTCACCACACCGTTGACGAAGGGTTCCATCCTCATCAACAACCTGGCCACGGACGTTTCCGTGTACTGGACGACCGAGACGTCCGCCAAGACTTCCAGCGAAGTCGCGATCGGACAGGTGGAGCTGGTGCTCAAGAAGATCGCGGTCATCGTCCCGATGTCCGACGAATTGCTTGAGGACGACGAAATCGACCTCGTGGGCTTCCTCACCTCCCGCATCGCGGAAGGCATGGCGAAGAAGGAAGACGAGGCGTTCTTCAAGGGAGACGGAACCAGCACCTACGGTTCCTTCACCGGTATCCTGCTCAACTCCAGCGTGAACGAAGTCGAGATGGCCGCCGCGACCTTCTCCTCCATCGACGCCGATGACCTCATCGACATGGTGGATGCGACGCCGCAGGGCGCGCACGCGAACGGCAAGTTCTACATGCACCGCACTATCATGTCCTTCGTGCGCAAGCTCAAGGACAGCGATAACCGGTACATCTACCAGGCTCCGTCCGACGGGGGTCCGGCGACCATCTGGGGCTATCCCGTGGTGCTCGTCGAGGCAATGCCGGCGAAGGCCGACAGCGCGGCCGAAACCGCATTCGTCGCGTTCGGCGATCTCAAGAAGGCGTGCTGGCTCGGTTACAAGCAGGGCCTCCGCGTCGCTATCAGCGACCAGGCCACGGTACGCAACACGGCGGCGAACGCGGACATCGACCTGTTCCGACAGGACATGACCGCCCTCCGCGTAGTGGAGCGCGTGGGCTTCGTGGTGGTCGTAGCGACCGCCATCACGGTCCTCAAGACTGCCGCCGAAAGCGCGTAG